A region of Diadema setosum chromosome 15, eeDiaSeto1, whole genome shotgun sequence DNA encodes the following proteins:
- the LOC140238579 gene encoding monocarboxylate transporter 12-like has translation MLFLPHYVALNDYFPVSFVFYNTMTLFGLTLGAFCLPVIVERSLEAYGQRGAFLILGGICLNAVACGAVVRPPTDLSRLKDKEEEMKREGQLLEDSIASSLGTNSVQNTETSSGCAKSLLKRLASLICVSEPKFGLVTPAVFLTNYVLYAWMLFLVPQAEWLGIEPSRAVFLSSIAGISGIFGRILFLVLVRWELNPTLIFVHCCFICSVSFFVLTLKATYVYQAVNASIQGFSMFILDSLPHTMTKKTVRRRENISEALSTICITTGTGALFGDLLSGTYEV, from the coding sequence ATGTTATTCCTCCCCCACTACGTGGCACTCAATGACTACTTTCCAGTTTCGTTTGTCTTCTACAACACAATGACTCTCTTCGGATTAACACTTGGGGCTTTCTGCCTCCCAGTCATCGTTGAGAGATCGTTAGAAGCCTACGGACAGAGAGGTGCTTTCCTTATCCTTGGCGGAATATGCCTCAATGCTGTCGCGTGCGGAGCTGTGGTCCGACCTCCAACAGACCTCTCCAGGTTGAAAGACAAGGAAGAGGAGATGAAGCGAGAAGGACAACTACTAGAAGACTCAATAGCATCAAGCCTTGGCACAAATTCTGTGCAAAATACGGAAACATCGTCGGGGTGTGCAAAGTCACTCCTAAAGAGACTGGCATCTTTAATCTGTGTCTCTGAGCCGAAATTCGGGCTTGTTACACCAGCAGTTTTCTTGACAAATTACGTCCTGTATGCTTGGATGCTTTTCCTTGTGCCTCAAGCAGAATGGCTTGGCATTGAACCCTCTCGTGCTGTGTTTCTCTCTAGCATCGCAGGCATCAGCGGCATCTTTGGACGAATACTTTTTCTCGTCCTGGTACGCTGGGAATTGAACCCTACCCTTATCTTCGTCCATTGCTGCTTCATTTGTTCAGTATCATTTTTCGTTTTAACCTTGAAAGCGACATATGTTTATCAGGCCGTCAATGCCTCTATTCAGGGTTTCTCCATGTTCATTCTTGACTCCCTCCCGCACACGATGACAAAGAAGACGGTAAGACGTAGGGAAAATATCTCTGAAGCCCTTTCCACCATCTGCATAACCACTGGTACTGGCGCCCTCTTTGGTGATCTTCTGTCAGGTACTTATGAGGTCTAA